The DNA region AGCGGTCGTTGAGTCCATAGATCGTGGAATTGAACTGATCGTGGCTGCGAATCGTTGTTAAAAGAAATTCGTCATGCTTCAGGTCATGCTTTGGGATCGGGCAAACGCTTAGCTTCGCCTTGCCGGAGCTCGTTTTGAAGATGCGGTGCTTCGCTGCATTCGGCAGATAGAAGAATTGTTCCTTAGCAAGTCGTGCATTGAAGTTCTCGAATCCCGGAATCACCTTGGAAATCGCATCACGGATCAAGTTGTAGTCCGCCGCAAAGCCCAGCCAATTTGTGGTCGTTCGAGACCCCAAAGTAGCATGCGCCAGATTCGCAACGATCGCTACATCGCTCATCAGTTCGGGTGAAGCGGGCCGAAAGAAGCCTTCGGACGGATTGATAATACCCATGGAATCCTCGATCGTCAGGAACTGCTTGCCGGTCTTTTGTATGTCTTCCTCCGTCCGCCCCAGGCAAGGCAGGATCAGTGCTCTCTCCCCTGTAATCAGATGAGAGCGATTTAGTTTGGTGGAAACGTGAACGGTAAGCTTGCAGCGCTGCATAGCGTGAGCGCTGTAGACCGTGTCAGGCGTGTTCGAAATAAAATTTCCGCTGATCGCAAAAAAGACCTTGACGTCTCCGTCGAACATCGCGTGCAACGTCTCGACGGTGTCGTACCCTGACTTTCGGGGCGGTTCAAAGTTGAACTCTTTCCCTAGGACATCCAAAAATGCTTTTGGCGGCCGCTCCCACACACCCATTGTACGGTCACCCTGGACATTTGAGTGTCCACGTACACACACAGTGCCTGCCCCCGCGCGTCCTATGTGACCGCCAACGAGCAGAAGATTCACGATCATCGAAACATTGTCGACGCCGTTGCGTTGCTGCGTAACGCCCAGGCACCACGCGATTATGGTCTTCTTTGAGGCCGCGTACATATCGGCGGCCACATGCAGCTGATTTCGACTCAGCCCGCTATTTTCCTCAATCTCTTCCCAGCTTGTGGTTTCTACATCGGCCAGGAGTGCTTCGAAGCCTTCGGTGAACGTTTGAATAAAATCACGGTCAATTTGCGAGACGTGTCCCGCACGCTCGCGCTCGAACAGATCCTTTAGAATGCCTTTGATTGTCGCTACATCTCCATTGACGCGCACGGGGAGATACAGATCGGCAAGGGCGTGGCCATTCCCAAGCAGTGCAAAGGGCAGTTCAAAAGGATTCGAATAATCCTGGGGGTTTGGATTCGTTACCCTCATCAGGCTTACTTCAGGTAAGGGGTTGACCGCGATGATCTTTGCCCCGCGGTCCTTGGCCTTCTGAAGCGATGTTAACATTCGCGGGTGGTTTGTCCCAGGATTGTTTCCAAAGATGAAGATGAGCTCGGTGCTCTCCATATCTTCCAGCGTGGCTGTGCCCTTGCCAACGCCGAGCGTCTCAACCATCGCAACTCCCGACGACTCGTGGCACATGTTCGAGCAATCCGGCAGATTGTTGGTTCCGAACTGCCGCGCGAATAATTGCAGAAGAAAGGCAGGCTCATTGGTCGTCTTGCCAGAGGTGTAGAAGCTGGCTTGGTTGGGCGAATCCAGGCCGTTCAGCTCTTGAGCGATCATCGCAAACGCGTCTGACCATGTGATCGGCTGATAGTGCGTTGCGTTCGCGTGCCGTACCATTGGCGAAGTCAGACGCCCCTGCTGATTCAGCCAGTAATCGGATTTTGCGGCCAGATCTGCTATGGAATACTGCGCAAAGAAGTCCGCCTCGACGCGCTTCTTTGTTGACTCATCGGAGACCGCCTTGGCGCCGTTCTCGCAAAACTCAAAAATCTTCCGTTTCTTGTCAGGACTTGGCCATGCGCAGCTCTGGCAGTCGAACCCAGTTACTTGGTTGATTTTCAAAAAAGCTTCGGTCGATCGAACTGGTCCCATTTCGCCAATTCCGTAGAGCATGGTATTCCAGATGGCAGGAATGCCGGCAGCCTCCTCCGAGGCACGTCCAATCCTGAGCTTGCCCAAATCCGTTGGGTTTTGCGCTTGCTGGGAAGTCGAGTCGTTCGGATTGAGTTCCACGACAGGATCTGCGCCTGTGCTGGTCCGAGTCTTCGTGCGCAGCTCTTGCTTGGCGCGATAGTGCCCATCTCGGCATTGCTCGTCCCCTTGGATTACGTCTGAACTGTGTGACGTTTTCATACACTCCTCCCCTTCCACCTGCGATCGTTGGATTGGATCGCGACTGCCGTCTAGCCGAACGGTGTCACGTCACTTGAATCGCCTAGCCTACCGCCGGGCGAGGCCTTTCTCAATTCGAACTCTTGCACGGCCGATATATGACTCCCTTCAGTAACTCTTGGTATGTTCGGAATTTCCTTTCTGTTCATGCCCCAATCGAAACTGAGCACCTGCTTCGCTTTCGCCTGTCCGACAGCCACCCGGTTGTATACGTCCACACCTTTTGCAAATGGAACAATTTCAATCGGTGGCGGCCTTAAGACTCCCGTTTCAAAACCCGGGCAGAGCTCGTTCTCGATTTCCACTACCTGTTGCGAAGTCAAGCCGTAACTGTCTACCCCGAGCAGCCGGGAGAAATTATGATAGAAGTCGATGAGGTTGAAAGCGACGCGCGGGCCTCCCTTGCTTGAGATTGCCACTCGTCGCCCCCCAACTCTGAGGGATCGCAACGCTGGCTCGAACATTGGGCCACCCACGTTGTCGAAGACAGCATCGACTCCTCTTCCCGCCGTCATTTCCAGGACCCTCTCACGAGGATCTTCGGTCTTGGTATTGACGACAGACTCCGTACCCGGAATCGGATCGGATGTAGTATCTGCGCCAATAACGCGCCCGCTTGCAGTTTGCGATCTGTGTGGCTGCTTGCCCCACCGCACCCGCGGCGCCGACGATGAGAATGCTCTCGTCAGGTTGAATTTGAGCTGCATTCACAACAGATGCCCAAGCCGTAACGAACGGAACTCCGATCGCCGCAGCCTGCGCCATACTCAACGACTTCGGTTTTAGCGACACCGTCCCTACAGGGACAACGACGTATTCCGCGTGAGATCCATCGCGCGCGGTACCGAGATTCGGGGAGCTGCCCCAGACTTCTTCGCCTTCGTGCTGCTTCCCCGTTACAACAACGCCGGCAAAATCCCGGCCTGGGATTTGCGGCAAAGTCGTGTTCTTGAAGCGTCCCGAGACGTTCGCGACGTCGCTGGGGTTGATCGCCGCAGCAATCACGTGAACGATTGCTTCCCCGTCGCCCGGCTCTGGAATCGTGACCTCTGCGATTCGCAGTAAGGACGGCGGTCCAAACTCAGCAAAACGCAATGCTTTCATTACGCTAGTACTCATGGCTCTCCAATCCGCGGCATCAACGATTGACTACGCCTAGAAGGGATCTGGATTCTCCAGTTAACCGCACGTCGGCATTCAAAGTGGCGTCGTGGGTCCACTGATTCGGGCCGGGACGGTTCGAGCCTCCCTTGGTGGCGATGACGAGGCCCGCCGGGCATGGAAACAGCGCCTCGGGGATTCGATTTTTGTAGCCTGCGAATTTCACGCTGCGGAGGCGCCAGTCAATACCATCTCCAAGATATTCACCTCGAACGGCTCCTGCACTAGTCCCCCCACAGTTTGCTCCAAGTGCTTAAAGTGAGGACTTGCTGCGTGCTGATCAAGAGCA from Terriglobales bacterium includes:
- a CDS encoding FdhF/YdeP family oxidoreductase produces the protein MKTSHSSDVIQGDEQCRDGHYRAKQELRTKTRTSTGADPVVELNPNDSTSQQAQNPTDLGKLRIGRASEEAAGIPAIWNTMLYGIGEMGPVRSTEAFLKINQVTGFDCQSCAWPSPDKKRKIFEFCENGAKAVSDESTKKRVEADFFAQYSIADLAAKSDYWLNQQGRLTSPMVRHANATHYQPITWSDAFAMIAQELNGLDSPNQASFYTSGKTTNEPAFLLQLFARQFGTNNLPDCSNMCHESSGVAMVETLGVGKGTATLEDMESTELIFIFGNNPGTNHPRMLTSLQKAKDRGAKIIAVNPLPEVSLMRVTNPNPQDYSNPFELPFALLGNGHALADLYLPVRVNGDVATIKGILKDLFERERAGHVSQIDRDFIQTFTEGFEALLADVETTSWEEIEENSGLSRNQLHVAADMYAASKKTIIAWCLGVTQQRNGVDNVSMIVNLLLVGGHIGRAGAGTVCVRGHSNVQGDRTMGVWERPPKAFLDVLGKEFNFEPPRKSGYDTVETLHAMFDGDVKVFFAISGNFISNTPDTVYSAHAMQRCKLTVHVSTKLNRSHLITGERALILPCLGRTEEDIQKTGKQFLTIEDSMGIINPSEGFFRPASPELMSDVAIVANLAHATLGSRTTTNWLGFAADYNLIRDAISKVIPGFENFNARLAKEQFFYLPNAAKHRIFKTSSGKAKLSVCPIPKHDLKHDEFLLTTIRSHDQFNSTIYGLNDR
- a CDS encoding zinc-binding dehydrogenase: MTAGRGVDAVFDNVGGPMFEPALRSLRVGGRRVAISSKGGPRVAFNLIDFYHNFSRLLGVDSYGLTSQQVVEIENELCPGFETGVLRPPPIEIVPFAKGVDVYNRVAVGQAKAKQVLSFDWGMNRKEIPNIPRVTEGSHISAVQEFELRKASPGGRLGDSSDVTPFG
- a CDS encoding alcohol dehydrogenase catalytic domain-containing protein, with the translated sequence MSTSVMKALRFAEFGPPSLLRIAEVTIPEPGDGEAIVHVIAAAINPSDVANVSGRFKNTTLPQIPGRDFAGVVVTGKQHEGEEVWGSSPNLGTARDGSHAEYVVVPVGTVSLKPKSLSMAQAAAIGVPFVTAWASVVNAAQIQPDESILIVGAAGAVGQAATQIANCKRARYWRRYYIRSDSGYGVCRQYQDRRSS